In Desulfofundulus kuznetsovii DSM 6115, the following are encoded in one genomic region:
- a CDS encoding CpaF/VirB11 family protein: MEGLEFEKGNWLEHIEREKEKIIEEIAAQLSREHPELFESGSFTGQKHTDAEAVIRNAVLTRQDLAPDEIEDVVKAIAGQITGYGVLQEFFVGPGAEEVTEVFVNPSPDGVPRVFYGKHGKSWPAGGQYFKNNEEALRYCQKICEDAGRPFTGDAPIVDAWLKDGSRIAVMGFKVSPLGVAFTIRKSPVTRPPMPLERLVEFGMLPQFAADLLVDLLVLGHANVGFFGRTDSGKTTFMRALGLFIDPEERVFIAETSFEIFMPNLPNCINLVEVVYGDKTIVDMTQLCKTMNRNNPDRAWVGELRSREIIAASQIASSTSGGFWTTGHAGNVNGLRTRLWGMFMDGGVNLPREFLDEVIASMFHFVVFLDKETLTKDRKRTLMEVVEVVPGEGYRTIIRFDKDEFAASGGKTRRWVYENPVTRERLSMLAFRGARIKPEYESVKDRYLY, encoded by the coding sequence TTGGAGGGGTTAGAATTTGAAAAGGGCAACTGGCTGGAGCACATTGAACGCGAGAAAGAAAAAATTATAGAAGAGATCGCCGCGCAATTATCCCGGGAACACCCGGAGTTGTTTGAGAGCGGGTCTTTTACTGGACAGAAACATACTGACGCAGAAGCGGTCATACGGAATGCCGTTTTAACCAGACAGGATTTAGCTCCGGATGAAATTGAGGATGTCGTCAAAGCTATAGCGGGTCAGATAACGGGTTACGGCGTTTTACAGGAATTTTTCGTCGGCCCCGGCGCAGAAGAAGTAACGGAGGTTTTCGTCAATCCTTCGCCCGACGGAGTGCCCAGGGTCTTCTATGGCAAGCACGGCAAATCCTGGCCCGCCGGGGGGCAGTACTTTAAAAATAACGAGGAAGCATTGAGGTACTGCCAGAAGATATGCGAGGACGCCGGCCGGCCTTTCACGGGAGACGCGCCCATCGTGGACGCCTGGCTGAAAGACGGCAGCCGGATTGCAGTGATGGGCTTCAAAGTCAGCCCTTTGGGCGTGGCATTCACCATACGGAAGTCACCCGTTACGAGGCCGCCCATGCCGCTGGAGAGACTGGTGGAATTCGGCATGTTACCTCAGTTTGCAGCTGACCTTCTGGTTGACCTTCTGGTTTTAGGTCATGCCAACGTAGGGTTCTTCGGGCGTACGGACTCCGGGAAAACCACATTCATGAGGGCGTTGGGGCTGTTTATCGACCCGGAAGAAAGGGTCTTTATAGCGGAGACGAGTTTTGAAATCTTCATGCCCAATCTTCCGAACTGCATCAATCTGGTAGAGGTTGTATACGGGGACAAAACGATTGTAGATATGACGCAGCTGTGTAAAACGATGAACCGGAACAACCCGGACAGGGCGTGGGTGGGTGAACTCCGGTCGAGGGAGATAATTGCGGCATCGCAGATTGCCTCTTCCACGTCCGGAGGGTTCTGGACAACGGGTCACGCCGGGAACGTGAACGGCCTGCGTACCCGTCTGTGGGGTATGTTCATGGACGGAGGAGTGAACCTGCCCAGGGAGTTTCTGGACGAAGTAATTGCCAGCATGTTTCATTTTGTAGTGTTCCTGGACAAAGAAACGCTTACCAAAGACAGGAAGCGCACTCTCATGGAAGTAGTAGAGGTGGTGCCCGGGGAAGGGTATCGCACAATCATCAGGTTCGATAAAGATGAGTTTGCCGCATCTGGCGGTAAAACGCGGCGGTGGGTGTATGAAAATCCCGTAACCCGGGAGAGGTTATCCATGCTTGCTTTCAGGGGAGCGAGGATTAAACCTGAATATGAATCTGTTAAAGACAGGTACCTGTATTAG
- a CDS encoding M23 family metallopeptidase, translating to MRGEEELNRLLFGLARTGGRFVRRALITVIGPYLPVIFIFLAFAVILILLVGAVYSAFPGDKSKNIPAILAGVRESEKDKQMLEKYTSLCGKWNRKDTWIVNPGKPSTPNGPNYESSPENPYHPGRGKVEFVGEMIDRYRHDLDLKLTWGEAHAAALFRAYALKRPEITDDEMEKVVKDLHPYFYYKESEVIVCGKDGREKETVYLLVEAYTIRGHFQFHYEWVTETHGEGESAYTITYERFKGMQQILPNQWQRLEDWMKDEYKVGDKDITLARTAVWEASRGFDEGREWLEWLLNNYSAGSFASFAMVPPEYVPFLKEAEERFGVPAWFLAALFQSESSWDPMVVNTRTGCFGISQQHPDYWRERWIRLGFEPPELYQWDPRAQILAGAMVIADYLGDPKQIDWNGDLKKDDRVIRAIAHYKGWANWPNLTWEYLEANAGMDKDIAEEKKQIEIVLGFAEGMQAGAGWPVPGYREISSRFGWRIHPVTGKLKFHEGIDIPAPEGTPVVSVSGGVVTYAGWNDGYGNCVTVRDGQHLYQYAHLSRIDVTEGQTVQPGQLIGAVGSTGVSTGPHLHFGVKDLTRDCWIDPELIVRLQ from the coding sequence TTGCGGGGCGAAGAAGAACTTAACAGGCTACTGTTTGGTCTGGCCCGGACGGGAGGCAGGTTTGTCAGGAGGGCGCTCATAACCGTAATCGGTCCGTATTTGCCAGTGATTTTTATATTTCTGGCATTTGCAGTCATTTTAATTCTCCTGGTTGGTGCGGTTTACAGTGCCTTTCCCGGGGACAAATCAAAGAACATACCGGCCATACTCGCAGGAGTGAGAGAAAGCGAAAAGGACAAACAGATGCTGGAGAAGTACACATCTCTCTGCGGGAAATGGAACAGGAAGGACACCTGGATAGTGAACCCCGGGAAGCCTTCTACACCCAATGGGCCGAACTACGAATCTTCTCCTGAAAACCCGTATCATCCGGGCCGGGGCAAGGTGGAATTTGTCGGTGAGATGATCGACAGGTACCGCCACGACCTGGACCTGAAGCTCACCTGGGGGGAGGCGCACGCGGCGGCCCTCTTCAGGGCATACGCTCTAAAGAGGCCGGAAATTACGGACGATGAGATGGAGAAAGTTGTAAAGGACCTGCACCCGTATTTTTACTATAAGGAATCCGAGGTAATAGTCTGCGGCAAGGACGGGCGCGAGAAGGAAACCGTTTATCTTCTGGTCGAAGCATACACGATCAGGGGGCATTTTCAGTTCCATTACGAGTGGGTTACCGAAACCCATGGCGAAGGAGAAAGTGCTTACACCATCACTTATGAAAGGTTTAAGGGCATGCAGCAGATCCTCCCGAACCAGTGGCAGAGGTTGGAGGACTGGATGAAGGATGAATACAAAGTGGGTGATAAGGACATAACCCTGGCCCGGACGGCCGTCTGGGAGGCGTCCAGGGGGTTTGATGAGGGCAGGGAGTGGCTGGAGTGGCTTTTGAACAACTACAGTGCCGGTTCCTTCGCATCGTTCGCGATGGTGCCGCCGGAGTACGTGCCGTTTTTGAAAGAAGCCGAGGAGAGGTTCGGGGTACCCGCGTGGTTCCTGGCGGCACTGTTCCAGTCCGAATCGTCCTGGGACCCCATGGTAGTCAATACCCGTACAGGCTGCTTCGGAATATCCCAGCAGCACCCGGATTACTGGAGAGAAAGGTGGATAAGGCTCGGTTTCGAGCCGCCGGAACTCTACCAGTGGGACCCCAGGGCGCAGATACTGGCCGGGGCGATGGTCATAGCCGACTACCTGGGCGACCCGAAACAGATAGACTGGAACGGCGATCTGAAGAAGGACGACAGGGTGATAAGGGCCATAGCGCACTACAAAGGCTGGGCGAACTGGCCGAACCTGACATGGGAATATCTCGAAGCCAACGCCGGGATGGACAAGGATATAGCGGAAGAGAAGAAGCAGATAGAGATAGTCCTCGGTTTTGCTGAAGGCATGCAGGCAGGAGCGGGGTGGCCCGTGCCGGGGTACAGGGAAATATCCTCCCGTTTCGGCTGGCGCATCCACCCGGTTACAGGCAAGTTGAAATTCCACGAAGGTATAGACATACCTGCGCCTGAAGGGACGCCGGTGGTATCGGTTTCCGGCGGGGTGGTGACGTACGCGGGCTGGAACGACGGTTACGGGAACTGCGTAACAGTGCGTGACGGCCAGCACCTGTACCAGTACGCACACTTGAGCCGGATTGACGTGACGGAAGGCCAGACCGTGCAGCCGGGACAGTTAATAGGTGCGGTAGGCAGTACGGGTGTATCAACCGGGCCGCACCTGCACTTTGGAGTGAAGGACCTGACCCGGGACTGCTGGATAGACCCCGAGTTAATCGTGCGATTGCAGTAG
- a CDS encoding type II secretion system F family protein: MLTLLLLLSLFFLFYILTGGKLPDVTSNREMVLRYVFSGAGAVTFFIVALVLFQTPVTALIWGFLGWHVPGWVIKSLEGKKQTRLKNMAKDFVASAAGLYAVGQTSSDVVRVMADRLPEPFAADFKEMIAARNMSPHASYPVMFNKLAAKYNLSEFEAVSAILAASERAGGPVSASKGLKRLGHALRQRDRLLAERAKATMEPKIAAFVVIFILLAGLLADATLFRPLFEGPGKVVMAASSALLVGLIFMVRSIVRSDDLA; this comes from the coding sequence ATGCTGACCTTACTGCTCCTGTTGAGCTTGTTTTTTCTGTTCTACATCCTGACAGGGGGCAAACTGCCGGATGTTACCAGCAACAGGGAGATGGTATTGCGCTATGTATTTTCAGGAGCCGGGGCGGTGACTTTTTTTATCGTAGCCCTGGTTCTGTTTCAGACGCCTGTAACTGCCCTTATCTGGGGGTTTCTGGGCTGGCATGTTCCGGGATGGGTTATAAAATCCCTTGAAGGGAAAAAACAGACCAGGCTGAAGAACATGGCCAAGGATTTTGTAGCTTCCGCTGCGGGCCTTTATGCCGTAGGGCAGACGAGTTCCGACGTGGTGAGGGTGATGGCGGACAGGCTGCCGGAACCTTTTGCTGCGGACTTTAAGGAGATGATAGCTGCCAGAAACATGAGCCCCCATGCTTCGTACCCGGTCATGTTCAACAAACTGGCCGCTAAATATAACCTTTCGGAATTTGAAGCCGTATCGGCGATTCTGGCTGCGTCCGAGAGGGCCGGTGGGCCTGTATCGGCTTCAAAAGGACTGAAGAGGCTGGGGCACGCGCTGAGGCAGCGCGACAGGCTCCTGGCGGAAAGGGCCAAGGCGACGATGGAACCGAAGATTGCCGCCTTCGTGGTTATTTTCATATTGCTGGCAGGGCTGCTGGCGGATGCCACGTTGTTCAGGCCGCTGTTTGAAGGCCCGGGAAAGGTTGTTATGGCGGCGAGTTCAGCCCTTCTGGTGGGGCTTATTTTTATGGTGAGAAGTATTGTCCGGTCTGATGATCTGGCTTAG